Genomic segment of Hyalangium ruber:
TTCGACGGGGCGCTGCTGACGCTGCCCGAGGAGCAGGCCCTGCTGCGCGTCCTGGCCCGCCTGCCCGTGGTGGTACGCGAGGCCGCCGAGCAGTACGAGCCGAGCCTGGTGGCGCGTCTGATGCTGGACCTGGCCGCCGCCTACAACCGCTACTTCACCGCCGGCAACCAGGAGCGCGACAAGCGCATCCTCGTGGAGGGCAACGACGCGCTGCGCGCCGCCCGACTGGCGCTGACGGATGCCACCCGCGTGACGCTGGCCTCCGGGCTGACGCTGCTGGGTATCCCGACGCCGGAGAACATGTAGCTAGCCCCCTCGGGAGGAGCTCCCCATGGAGAGTGCCGTGGCTCGGACTTCGAACCAGGAGCAGGAGGCGGCCTTGCTGAAGGAAGAGTTCGGACCGGTCTCCCGGATGCTGGGGGCCCGCTACTTCGACGGGGTTCACTTCCCGCCGGAGGCCGAGGGCGAGCTGCGCACGCTCCATGACCAGGGCTTCGTGGTCCACGTCATGCGCTCCACCGCGTGGATCAACTTCCTCTACCTGGCCTGGGCCATGGTGCGCCGGGCCCTGCCTCCCGTCCGCGCCGTGGTGAACCTGCGGCCCTGGTTCACCCGCCCCTTCCGGAAGACGGCCCAACGCGGCGACTTCGACGTGCGCTTCACCTACGCCCGGCGCCATGGCGGCAGCGGCCTCATCTTCCTGAAGAAGACGGCGCTGATGAGCGCCTCGGGCAAGGACATCGAGGAGAACCCCTTCCCCGCCCTCGTCAACATGGCGCGCAAGGGGGACCGCAACGTCTTCCTCGTGCCCGAGCTGTTCGTCTGGGAGAAGCGCACCGCGCGCATCAAGCCCGGCATCATGGACATCATCTTCGGCAGCCCCGAGGCCCCGGGCTTCCTGCACTCCATGGTGGCCTTCTTCCGCAACTACCGCCGCGCCCAGTTCCGCGTGGGCGAGCCGATCGATCTGCGGCGCTTCATCGAGGACAACCCCCAGGACTCCGACGAGGTGATCGCCCGCAAGGTGCGCAGCATCCTGCACCACCACCTCGCCCGGGAGACGCGCGCCGTCTTCGGCCCGCCCAGCAAGCCGCCCGATCGGCTCATGGACGAGACGATGCGGGACCGGCAGCTGCGCAGGGCCCTGGATGCCCACGCCGCCACCGTGGGCCGCCGCCCGGAGAGCGTCTACCGCGAGGCGCGGCGCAACCTGGCCGCCATCGCCGCGCGCCCCAGCCCCACCACGCTCGCCTTCGCCTCTCCCCTGCTCGACTGGGTGTTCCAGCGCATCTACGACGGCATCGAAGTGGATGAGGCAGGGCTCCACCGCGCCCTCAAGATGGCCGGGCGTGCGCCCATCGTCCTGTGCCCCTCGCACAAGAGCCACGTGGACTATCTGGTGATGAGCTGGGTGCTCTGGAACCGGGGCTACGCGGTGCCGCTGGTGGCCGCGGGCGCCAACCTCTCCTTCTTCCCGCTGGGGCCCTTCCTGCGACGCTGCGGCGCGTTCTTCCTGCGACGCTCCTTCAAGGGTGACCCCATCTACGCCGAGTCGTTCCAGGCCTATGTCCGCAAGCTGGTCCTCGACGGCGTACACCAGGAGTTCTTCCCCGAGGGTGGCCGCTCGCGCACGGGCAAGCTCCTGCCTCCCAAGCTGGGCATGTTCACCTGGCAGGTCGAGGCCGTGCTGGAGGGCGCCCGGAACGATCTCATCTTCGTGCCCGTCTCCATCGACTACGAGA
This window contains:
- a CDS encoding 1-acyl-sn-glycerol-3-phosphate acyltransferase, with the translated sequence MLGARYFDGVHFPPEAEGELRTLHDQGFVVHVMRSTAWINFLYLAWAMVRRALPPVRAVVNLRPWFTRPFRKTAQRGDFDVRFTYARRHGGSGLIFLKKTALMSASGKDIEENPFPALVNMARKGDRNVFLVPELFVWEKRTARIKPGIMDIIFGSPEAPGFLHSMVAFFRNYRRAQFRVGEPIDLRRFIEDNPQDSDEVIARKVRSILHHHLARETRAVFGPPSKPPDRLMDETMRDRQLRRALDAHAATVGRRPESVYREARRNLAAIAARPSPTTLAFASPLLDWVFQRIYDGIEVDEAGLHRALKMAGRAPIVLCPSHKSHVDYLVMSWVLWNRGYAVPLVAAGANLSFFPLGPFLRRCGAFFLRRSFKGDPIYAESFQAYVRKLVLDGVHQEFFPEGGRSRTGKLLPPKLGMFTWQVEAVLEGARNDLIFVPVSIDYEKVVESGSYSKELAGGEKKPEDIKALLSTPKVLTARYGRIHLTFDEPLSLVDLMKSRGLTPGEPVTDEQKKGLVRALGNRVMYGISKVSTVTPHALVSAALLAHRRRGITQRELGDRITLLRRIAEEERTPLSKTLENAPSDPETLGAIRDALQTFRADGMIRTQQARGEFIYQPEDERRAELSFYKNTLMNLVTPRSLVANALLAGAGPYEGVKARALFLSRLFKVEFIYRVGLTFDTIFAETVEALVRMGLVLRSDDTLQVAPEPHARPSLEFLADLMRDYLEAYLLAAMTLGDVAEGTATDRKTFVKLAMETGRAEFHAGRIGAAESLAKTTLENAVAYLLDQKYLVEEDKKLKLGPAASEPLARAQLADEIRLYLRSA